Proteins found in one Bremerella volcania genomic segment:
- the ccoS gene encoding cbb3-type cytochrome oxidase assembly protein CcoS — protein sequence MSVIYIALPIALLLATLAVIGFVWSVREGQLDDLETPAVRILEDDKVKPKR from the coding sequence ATGAGCGTCATCTACATCGCCCTGCCGATCGCACTTTTGCTGGCTACACTGGCAGTTATCGGTTTTGTATGGTCGGTCCGAGAGGGTCAACTCGATGACCTGGAAACGCCAGCGGTTCGCATTCTGGAAGACGACAAAGTCAAACCGAAGCGCTAA